One Bdellovibrio bacteriovorus str. Tiberius DNA segment encodes these proteins:
- a CDS encoding AMP-dependent synthetase/ligase, whose translation MTKPTTLGHSILSMRSRSPHHVAVKYKVNDSWKEKSWNEYYSDIEAVGCALLSLGIKPGDRVAIMANTRLEWSTTDLGIFGIKAITVPIYQNNTADDVEYILNNSESRILICESRGPLKTFESVKAKCPKVEKVIVFDETCPNPEAITWPKLLQMGKDYLAKHPSQFQELCASLTQEDIATILYTSGTTGRPKGVVMTHLQAISEVSEAFPLCGATEADTSLSFLPYAHILGRIEHWGHAYIGFTLAFAESLEKMRGNLTEVRPTFLMSVPRIFEKIYAAVTAQIQTQPLKMKIFNWALEVGTKVGDYKMSGQVLPLDLLVKYELAKKLVLDKIPTAFGGRLRFAISGGAPIPREIALFFHAAGVLILEGYGLTETTAAITVNTPFNYKFGSVGRPIGEVKLKIAEDGEIMVKSDKVMKEYYKNPEATKEAFTDGWFHTGDIGEILPGGDLKITDRKKDLIKTAGGKYVAPQRLEGLLSLSPYIANVLVHGDQKKYIVALVTLDRPTVENLAKEKQINYSDWNSLVQSPFVAELIRKAVAETNTQLASFESIKKYIILPNEFTVEGGELTPSLKVKRKVLDQRYKEKIEELYL comes from the coding sequence ATGACGAAGCCCACCACTTTGGGTCATTCCATTCTAAGCATGCGCAGTCGCAGTCCTCATCACGTGGCTGTTAAATACAAAGTCAATGACTCCTGGAAAGAAAAAAGCTGGAACGAATACTATTCGGACATCGAAGCTGTCGGCTGCGCCCTGCTGTCTTTGGGAATCAAACCCGGTGACCGCGTGGCCATCATGGCGAACACCCGCCTGGAATGGTCTACGACCGATCTGGGCATCTTTGGCATTAAGGCCATCACTGTTCCAATCTATCAGAACAACACCGCTGATGATGTGGAATACATTCTGAACAACTCTGAATCCCGCATTCTTATCTGCGAAAGCCGCGGACCTTTAAAAACGTTCGAGTCCGTGAAGGCAAAATGCCCGAAAGTGGAAAAGGTCATCGTCTTTGACGAAACCTGCCCGAACCCGGAGGCGATCACGTGGCCGAAACTTTTGCAGATGGGTAAAGACTATCTGGCAAAACACCCAAGTCAGTTCCAGGAACTCTGCGCTTCTTTGACCCAGGAAGATATCGCCACTATTTTGTACACTTCCGGAACCACCGGTCGCCCGAAAGGCGTGGTGATGACTCACCTTCAGGCGATCAGCGAAGTCAGCGAAGCTTTCCCGCTATGTGGCGCCACCGAAGCGGACACATCCCTGTCCTTCCTGCCTTATGCACATATTTTGGGTCGCATCGAACACTGGGGTCATGCCTATATCGGCTTCACCCTGGCATTCGCGGAAAGCCTGGAAAAAATGCGCGGCAATCTGACAGAGGTTCGTCCGACCTTCCTGATGTCGGTTCCCCGCATCTTTGAAAAAATTTATGCTGCAGTCACCGCACAGATTCAAACCCAGCCGCTGAAAATGAAAATCTTCAACTGGGCTCTGGAAGTCGGCACCAAAGTGGGCGACTACAAAATGAGTGGTCAGGTTCTGCCCCTGGATCTGCTGGTGAAATACGAACTGGCGAAAAAACTTGTTCTGGACAAAATCCCCACGGCATTCGGAGGCCGTCTGCGCTTTGCCATCAGTGGTGGCGCACCGATCCCTCGTGAAATTGCGTTGTTCTTCCACGCCGCTGGTGTGCTGATTCTGGAAGGCTATGGCCTGACTGAAACAACGGCCGCTATCACGGTGAACACTCCATTCAATTACAAATTTGGCAGTGTGGGCCGCCCGATTGGCGAAGTGAAGCTGAAAATCGCGGAAGACGGCGAGATCATGGTTAAAAGCGACAAGGTGATGAAGGAATACTACAAAAATCCTGAAGCCACCAAAGAGGCTTTCACCGATGGCTGGTTCCACACCGGCGACATTGGCGAAATCCTGCCAGGTGGTGACTTGAAAATCACCGACCGCAAAAAGGACCTGATTAAAACTGCGGGTGGTAAATACGTGGCTCCACAGCGTCTGGAAGGACTGCTAAGTCTGTCGCCATATATCGCCAATGTTCTGGTCCATGGCGATCAGAAAAAATACATTGTGGCCCTGGTCACGCTGGATCGCCCGACAGTTGAAAATCTGGCCAAGGAAAAACAAATCAATTATTCCGACTGGAATTCTTTGGTGCAGTCCCCGTTCGTGGCGGAACTTATCCGAAAGGCCGTGGCTGAAACCAACACCCAGCTGGCAAGCTTTGAAAGCATTAAAAAATACATCATTCTGCCCAACGAATTCACGGTGGAAGGCGGCGAATTAACTCCGTCCCTGAAAGTGAAAAGAAAAGTGCTGGATCAGCGCTATAAGGAAAAAATCGAAGAGCTCTATCTATGA
- the coaE gene encoding dephospho-CoA kinase (Dephospho-CoA kinase (CoaE) performs the final step in coenzyme A biosynthesis.), which yields MKWIGLTGGIACGKSTVSRMLRTYDIPVVDADEIAKEVVKPGSAGLKSVIQEFGPEFLTAEGALDRRKLGQKVFGHPELLHRLEAITHPLIREETRRRRRLHEDMGHKLAIYDIPLLFETRAKDQFDGVIVVACTKEQQKERLRRQNWSEDEIEMRIASQIPIQFKEQQADFVLHNNRDEQHLLREVDRLLKWLEELKNQN from the coding sequence ATGAAATGGATTGGACTGACCGGAGGTATAGCCTGTGGCAAGAGCACGGTCAGCAGAATGCTCCGAACTTATGACATTCCGGTGGTGGATGCTGATGAAATTGCCAAGGAAGTCGTGAAACCGGGCTCTGCTGGACTTAAGTCCGTCATACAAGAGTTCGGTCCAGAGTTTCTGACTGCCGAAGGGGCCCTGGATCGGCGCAAACTTGGGCAGAAGGTCTTCGGACATCCCGAGCTCTTGCACAGGTTGGAAGCGATCACTCATCCCTTGATCCGCGAGGAAACCCGCCGCCGCCGCCGTCTGCACGAGGACATGGGGCACAAGCTTGCCATCTATGATATCCCATTGTTGTTTGAGACCCGCGCCAAGGATCAGTTTGACGGTGTAATTGTTGTGGCCTGCACGAAGGAACAGCAAAAAGAGCGTTTGCGCCGCCAGAACTGGAGCGAGGATGAAATCGAGATGCGGATTGCGTCCCAGATTCCCATTCAGTTCAAAGAGCAGCAGGCGGACTTTGTTCTGCACAACAACCGCGACGAGCAGCATTTGCTGCGCGAAGTGGACCGGTTGTTGAAATGGCTGGAAGAGCTAAAAAATCAGAATTGA
- a CDS encoding alpha/beta fold hydrolase, with product MKTIIALHGNPGHPEDWSLLQKSLDPNAYRLLAVEADSEEWIRLLTQDKSKKILLGHSWGGYRILKSLPKYQDYVEQVVLVTPYIKPERPLSAVAKGLLQLPVLGDKLIQSSHTKSKDGFFADLIHPLKADALPYLAKVQERLQDWKLWQKTVSNKMKMEAHPWSAGDVCKVPVTVIYGRQDKISQDQAQNEIVSKYPSHKIVHVDNAGHGLLWSHVQDILKILTTEASSSASTPDSKIGYYPGEDGRNNVITYMEKHLREFPERVALRWANPQALAQWNGDPKTPIKHDEITYRHFAARINSFARGLMDIGIKKGDRVIIFLPMSLDMYTAMFAVQRIGAIAVFLDSWARSHHLGASAECVGPKAMISFKMAFDLVEQVPEFKSMPIRVLYGPGDKFTHKFEELLKAEPSPIEPVESEFTALITFTTGSTGKPKGANRTHRFLSAQHHALSHVIPYTEKDKDMPAFPIFSLNNLASGVTTILPALNLAAPAAHDSALLACQIMHENINCTTLSPSMLVGVAKFCKENNIQLTGLRRVVTGGAPISKDDVKAFYEIAPQTDLWILYGSTEAEPMAHIEGRDMLKESNITDPEIIEEGVNVGHISEDIDYRFIRIKDGPIELKDAPWSQIEVANGEVGEFICTGDHVCRDYYNNPEAFKTTKIMDEKNRVWHRTGDLAYIDPDKNLWIVGRVNNAIERAGRYYFPVRAEVLLKRMDFTYRCAFLGMDDAKLGQATYAVVELKEGIDAAIFDFAAAKKEIQRVFEKNKIPVDEIKFVNKVPMDPRHHSKVEYKVLRDQLKEPGVVIG from the coding sequence ATGAAAACCATCATTGCTCTGCACGGAAACCCCGGCCATCCCGAGGACTGGAGCCTTTTGCAAAAGAGTCTGGATCCCAACGCCTACCGACTGCTGGCAGTTGAAGCTGACAGCGAGGAATGGATCCGCCTGCTGACTCAGGATAAATCCAAAAAAATTCTGCTGGGTCATTCCTGGGGCGGCTATCGTATTTTGAAATCCCTGCCAAAGTATCAGGACTATGTGGAACAGGTGGTGCTGGTCACCCCTTACATAAAACCCGAGCGTCCTTTGTCGGCTGTTGCCAAGGGGCTTTTGCAGTTGCCCGTTCTTGGTGACAAGTTGATCCAATCCAGTCATACAAAATCCAAAGACGGCTTCTTCGCTGATCTGATTCATCCCCTGAAAGCCGATGCCCTTCCCTATCTTGCCAAGGTTCAAGAACGCCTGCAGGACTGGAAGCTGTGGCAAAAAACCGTTTCCAACAAAATGAAAATGGAAGCCCATCCGTGGTCTGCCGGTGACGTCTGCAAGGTCCCCGTGACGGTGATCTATGGCCGCCAGGACAAGATCAGCCAGGATCAGGCACAGAATGAAATCGTCTCTAAATACCCGTCCCACAAGATTGTCCATGTCGACAATGCGGGACATGGTCTGCTGTGGTCTCACGTTCAGGACATTTTGAAAATTCTGACGACGGAAGCCAGCAGCAGTGCTTCAACCCCGGACAGCAAGATCGGTTATTATCCAGGTGAAGACGGAAGAAACAACGTCATCACCTACATGGAAAAACACTTGCGCGAATTCCCGGAACGCGTGGCTTTACGCTGGGCCAATCCGCAAGCTTTGGCGCAGTGGAATGGGGATCCCAAAACCCCCATCAAACACGATGAAATCACCTATCGCCACTTCGCCGCCCGCATCAACTCGTTTGCGCGAGGTCTGATGGACATCGGCATTAAAAAAGGCGACCGGGTCATCATCTTCCTGCCGATGAGTCTGGACATGTACACCGCCATGTTTGCGGTTCAGCGTATTGGTGCCATTGCCGTGTTCCTGGATTCCTGGGCGCGCAGTCACCATCTGGGCGCTTCCGCAGAATGCGTGGGCCCGAAAGCCATGATCAGCTTCAAAATGGCGTTTGATCTGGTGGAACAAGTCCCCGAATTCAAGTCCATGCCGATCCGTGTTCTTTACGGCCCCGGCGACAAGTTCACGCACAAATTTGAAGAGCTGCTGAAAGCAGAACCTTCCCCAATTGAGCCGGTGGAAAGTGAATTCACCGCCTTGATCACTTTCACAACGGGATCCACAGGAAAACCCAAGGGTGCCAACCGCACTCACCGATTCCTGTCGGCCCAGCACCATGCACTTTCTCACGTGATTCCGTACACCGAGAAAGACAAGGACATGCCGGCCTTCCCGATTTTCAGTCTGAACAACCTGGCCTCCGGCGTAACCACCATCTTGCCAGCATTGAATCTGGCGGCTCCGGCCGCTCATGATTCGGCTTTGCTGGCGTGTCAAATTATGCATGAAAATATCAACTGCACGACCCTGTCACCAAGTATGCTGGTGGGTGTAGCCAAGTTCTGTAAAGAGAACAACATTCAGCTGACCGGACTGCGCCGAGTGGTGACCGGTGGGGCGCCGATTTCCAAGGATGACGTCAAAGCATTCTATGAAATCGCGCCGCAAACTGACCTGTGGATTTTGTATGGATCGACGGAAGCAGAGCCGATGGCCCATATTGAAGGCCGCGACATGCTGAAAGAAAGCAATATCACCGATCCTGAAATCATCGAGGAAGGCGTGAACGTCGGTCATATCAGTGAAGACATCGACTATCGCTTCATCCGTATCAAAGATGGTCCCATCGAACTGAAGGACGCCCCATGGTCCCAGATCGAGGTTGCCAATGGTGAAGTGGGTGAATTCATCTGTACCGGGGACCACGTCTGCCGCGACTATTACAATAATCCCGAGGCCTTCAAAACAACGAAGATCATGGATGAAAAAAACCGCGTATGGCACCGCACAGGCGATCTGGCTTACATCGATCCCGACAAGAACCTATGGATCGTGGGCCGGGTGAACAACGCCATCGAACGCGCCGGCAGGTACTATTTCCCGGTTCGGGCCGAAGTTCTGTTAAAGCGTATGGACTTTACGTATCGCTGTGCCTTCCTGGGTATGGATGATGCGAAGCTCGGTCAGGCCACCTATGCTGTAGTCGAACTGAAAGAAGGCATCGACGCGGCTATCTTTGATTTTGCCGCTGCGAAAAAAGAAATCCAGCGTGTCTTTGAGAAAAATAAAATTCCGGTGGATGAGATCAAATTCGTCAACAAGGTTCCCATGGATCCGCGCCACCATTCCAAAGTGGAATACAAAGTGCTGCGTGACCAGTTGAAAGAACCGGGAGTTGTCATTGGCTAA
- a CDS encoding formyltransferase family protein yields MRTLLVTSAVTFVPHNYDKLTLPLAQEPHIEALVIIDNRSWDILVKAFLLILTLAAPRMGWQLLKNFFDNSLKRKQQAYEAAGKKVYVIKDINSDTSLALLERLQPDLILNARTRSFFKKKLLAVPKMGCLNIHHGLLPDQRGLMCDFWAHLLDTPAGFSIHEMTSKLDDGALLKVVEVPSDKKDYLKSLDLGASFEAKAASQILQEFASQGKIQGLENQKTERTVYRSNPRLRDFYRLRSKGVRI; encoded by the coding sequence ATGAGAACACTGCTGGTCACCTCCGCGGTGACATTTGTTCCGCACAACTATGACAAGCTGACGCTGCCGTTGGCGCAAGAGCCTCATATCGAGGCTCTTGTCATTATCGACAACCGCAGTTGGGATATTCTGGTTAAAGCATTCCTGCTGATACTGACTCTTGCCGCCCCCCGCATGGGCTGGCAGCTGCTAAAAAACTTTTTCGACAACTCGCTGAAACGAAAGCAGCAGGCCTATGAAGCCGCCGGGAAAAAGGTCTACGTCATCAAGGACATCAATTCCGACACATCCCTGGCCCTGCTGGAACGCCTGCAACCGGATCTGATTCTGAATGCACGCACCCGTTCATTCTTTAAAAAGAAGCTGCTGGCCGTTCCCAAAATGGGATGTTTGAACATCCATCACGGCCTGCTGCCGGATCAGCGTGGTTTGATGTGTGACTTTTGGGCCCATCTTTTAGACACCCCGGCAGGATTTTCCATTCATGAAATGACCTCGAAACTGGATGACGGCGCCTTGCTAAAGGTCGTGGAAGTTCCCTCCGATAAAAAGGATTATCTAAAGTCCCTGGATCTTGGAGCGTCATTCGAAGCAAAAGCAGCCTCGCAGATCCTTCAGGAGTTCGCCTCCCAAGGTAAGATTCAGGGTCTTGAGAACCAGAAAACTGAAAGAACGGTTTACAGAAGCAATCCACGCTTGCGTGATTTTTACCGGCTTCGTTCAAAAGGAGTCAGAATATGA
- a CDS encoding protein kinase domain-containing protein — MSQAVEQFGKYILLERLAAGGMAEVYLSKSTGAVGVNKFVAIKRILPQYSDHQDFIEMFKEEAKIAVNLNHGNVVSIYDFGVERAQFFLVMEYVEGRNLRQILNELKKTNTQFTIEQIVYMIKEVAAGLDHAHRCIDGTTGKPLNIVHRDMSPQNIMVSFEGEVKIIDFGIAKAETQMEATKAGTLKGKYGYMSPEQADGQSIDPRTDIFSMGIVLWELLANDRLFTSNSEAAILRKIRECQVPSIRKINPSVPPELERIVNKALAKDKSLRYQTAAAFHRDLNRFLNTQYPEFSPHDFSVFMKNAFSAAFLEQRRKLVEFAKIQAQPVSEDKTIVTQTDMRTPQRPPAYAPPAEAAEGEERLDLDTSTDIRVNLDNLKTPPKPSMPKVPGATDTNITQTRTSATGTFASGPGTMTRTPSSVSPMGTRTSIGRPAPSSSMEDITGLAMKAVGALLVVVGLWWGYTNFVAKKSPGKSGTTAGLTPKPANTGNAQAAGTMQQTELAATSPEYTVTIYSNPGGARVVIDGNDTGEFTPVRKTVKANTPYSLRLVKEGYTDLVTTITPTYEAYSFTGTLQRLPRVASLIINIVNGGANPELRIAGVPVSIKPSGDAYLIQAEVGVKIQARNKTTGLSAETTITVPADQRKIVDLYLK; from the coding sequence ATGTCTCAAGCTGTGGAACAGTTCGGAAAATACATTCTTCTAGAGAGACTCGCCGCCGGCGGTATGGCGGAAGTGTATCTTTCTAAATCCACAGGCGCAGTGGGCGTCAATAAGTTCGTCGCAATCAAGCGCATTCTTCCCCAATATTCCGATCATCAGGACTTTATTGAGATGTTCAAGGAAGAGGCAAAGATCGCCGTGAATCTGAATCACGGGAACGTTGTCTCAATTTACGATTTCGGGGTCGAAAGAGCTCAGTTCTTCCTTGTCATGGAATACGTCGAAGGCCGCAACCTTCGCCAGATTCTGAATGAGCTTAAGAAAACCAACACTCAATTCACCATCGAGCAGATCGTATACATGATCAAAGAGGTCGCGGCTGGTCTTGACCACGCTCACCGTTGCATCGATGGCACCACCGGCAAACCACTGAACATCGTTCACCGTGACATGAGTCCGCAGAACATCATGGTCAGCTTTGAAGGTGAAGTGAAGATCATCGACTTCGGTATCGCCAAAGCGGAAACGCAGATGGAAGCCACCAAAGCCGGTACTCTTAAAGGTAAATACGGTTACATGAGCCCTGAGCAGGCAGATGGTCAGTCCATCGACCCGCGCACGGATATTTTCTCTATGGGTATCGTCCTGTGGGAGCTTCTGGCCAACGACCGTCTGTTCACTTCCAACAGTGAAGCGGCGATCCTGCGCAAGATCCGTGAATGTCAGGTGCCTTCCATCAGAAAGATCAATCCTTCCGTTCCACCGGAACTGGAAAGAATTGTGAACAAGGCGCTGGCGAAAGACAAAAGCCTGCGTTATCAGACTGCGGCGGCATTCCACCGTGATCTGAACCGTTTCCTTAATACTCAGTATCCAGAGTTCTCCCCGCACGACTTCAGCGTGTTCATGAAGAACGCCTTCTCGGCAGCCTTCCTTGAGCAGCGTCGCAAGCTGGTTGAATTCGCCAAGATTCAGGCGCAGCCGGTTTCTGAAGACAAAACCATTGTCACTCAGACAGACATGCGCACACCTCAACGTCCTCCGGCTTATGCCCCTCCCGCGGAAGCAGCCGAAGGCGAAGAGCGTCTGGATCTGGACACCTCCACTGATATTCGTGTGAACCTGGACAATCTGAAAACGCCACCAAAACCTTCCATGCCGAAGGTTCCAGGCGCAACAGACACCAACATCACACAAACCCGCACGTCGGCTACAGGCACTTTTGCCTCGGGCCCGGGCACCATGACTCGCACTCCTTCCAGCGTTTCCCCGATGGGAACACGCACGTCCATCGGCAGACCGGCGCCAAGTTCTTCCATGGAAGACATCACCGGCCTTGCGATGAAAGCCGTGGGTGCTTTGCTGGTTGTTGTGGGCTTGTGGTGGGGTTACACCAATTTCGTTGCAAAAAAATCTCCGGGTAAATCCGGCACGACAGCAGGCCTGACACCGAAACCGGCCAACACGGGCAATGCCCAGGCTGCCGGCACCATGCAACAGACTGAACTGGCTGCGACTTCTCCGGAATACACTGTGACCATCTATTCCAATCCGGGCGGTGCCCGCGTGGTGATCGATGGCAACGACACGGGTGAATTCACACCGGTGCGCAAGACCGTGAAAGCCAACACTCCTTACAGTCTGCGACTGGTGAAGGAAGGTTACACGGATCTGGTGACAACCATCACTCCAACTTACGAGGCGTACTCTTTCACTGGAACTCTGCAACGACTTCCAAGAGTGGCTTCCCTGATTATCAACATCGTCAACGGCGGCGCTAATCCGGAACTTCGCATTGCCGGTGTTCCAGTCAGCATCAAGCCAAGCGGTGACGCTTATCTGATTCAGGCTGAAGTTGGTGTCAAAATACAGGCTAGAAACAAGACGACAGGACTCTCTGCAGAAACCACAATTACGGTTCCGGCAGACCAGAGAAAAATTGTAGATTTATATCTGAAATAA